In the genome of Bacteroidota bacterium, the window GATTTCTGATTTTCGAAAAGATATTAAAAAGTATCTTGACCGTGTGACTGAGAATTTTGAAACCTTGATAATCAATAGAGGTAAAGACACGGGTGTAGTAATTATGTCCTTAGATGAATATAATTCGCTAAGGTCAACCCATCATGAATTATCATCTAAGACAAATGAGAGAAGATTAGATTCAGCAATAGAAAAATTAAAAAAAGGCTCGTCGTTTCAAAAAGACCTTATTGAACAATGAAATATATATTTGTTGACGAGTCTTGGGAAGATTATTTGTATTGGCAAAAGTCAGATATGAAGATTCTATCTAACTTTTCTTTTACAGTTAACGCACAAATAATAAGTGCATATGATTGATAATTAATATTATACAAAGAAGGATTTTGAAATTTTGGTAAAAATGTGGTGCCAAATAAAAATGCTTTAAGTATTGACTTTATTGTTTT includes:
- a CDS encoding type II toxin-antitoxin system prevent-host-death family antitoxin; this encodes MLTTTISDFRKDIKKYLDRVTENFETLIINRGKDTGVVIMSLDEYNSLRSTHHELSSKTNERRLDSAIEKLKKGSSFQKDLIEQ
- a CDS encoding type II toxin-antitoxin system YoeB family toxin translates to MKYIFVDESWEDYLYWQKSDMKILSNFSFTVNAQIISAYD